The Vespula pensylvanica isolate Volc-1 chromosome 14, ASM1446617v1, whole genome shotgun sequence sequence ACAACAGATCCATTAAAAACAGCTATCCAAAGATTGCCATCAGTATCTATAGTCATGCCATCGGGAACACCAgtagaaatattgttttttcccAAATCAAACACAATTCTTTTATTAgctgaaaaaggaaaaaaaattaatttaaaaaaaatatataattatttcgtatgaaatataaatgtttaaatattacgtacatatacttCCAGAGAGAGGGTTATAATCGTATGCAGCTATTTGACGCGTAGGTGAATCAATATAGTAGAATGTATCATCTTCTTTGTTCCATGCTAATCCATTGCTTATAGAAACAGGAGATATTTCAACAAGTGGAGCGAAATCTTTTCCAATGCGATAAAGAGTTCCTTGATCAGGGACTACATCTCCATTTATTTCCGGACCCATGGTACCTATcacaagaattaattattaccattaattaagttatatgataatgtaatattttgataCTGACCACCCCAGAATCGTCCAGAGGAGTCAACTTTGCCATCATTCCATCTTGtacttttacgatttttatcaaCGGTAGATAATACTTTACTAGAAGCTTTAGTTAAATTAAGCCCAGAATCCCATGTAACAAGAACAAAGTCGGTGCCAGAACCTGCTACAAATTTATTAGGCTCATCCTCCACAGGTACAGCTACTCCAACTGGAccattttctataaatagaacaaataatttataaaattgatcaaaGATGCATTACATCTCGTTCtaattatattgattaatatctgttacctatatatgtagatgTAACAGAGCCAGATAAAGGATctaatctatataatttttgattagcaatatcgacaaaatataatttctgaGATCCATCATCCCAATGTGGTCCCTCAGTAAGTCCAAATGGTTCTGTTACTGTTTTAATCGTAATACCAGGtgtattttcattaatctCTGTTACACTTaccctataaaaaaaaaagacattaataattttaattattcaaatattagattgttataaaaatatgaaagaatatttgatcatattattattaggttAATTGTACTCGTAtggaatcgataaaaaataaaatcaatgatcttgctattgatttcttttctcaatgaCATATTAAGGACAAAATTACGTATTAGGTTATCGTATAgtgagaggaaaaaggaatgtTAGAACATTTTCcgatcgattaaacgaaattaGAAAACTACTAAGGAAATACTTAATGCACTATTACATAAGTTCTACGAATACTTTATACATCTATAGATtatgtaaaaagaatatatttacgtGGCCATTTCAAAAAACCCTCTGATTCAATTTtcaaacgtataaaaatatcttcgattAATAACAATcgttaattgttaaaaaatagaaaacaacgaaaatatttaaaaaataaaaacaatgaacTATTGTTAAAATTTATGATCACTTCATATGATTACAAACGTAGAGATATATGAATACATTCGTATACTCATacattcgtattattttttttttgaacgtaTTAAATATGCGCGCGCATacgtgtacatgtgtgtgcacgtttaaagattattaaaaaagaaaaaaaaaaaaaaaaagaacgtaatcGCTATATCGAATACATCGAATACATTTTTACACGATACAATACATGTACAATAAATTAGAAAGTACGAATTCCAATGAGTTTAGAAACAGGTTGATTCTTAGCCAAATGCATgctagatttatttattttttctctttattttttgtgcttctcaaataattaaaatccttTCACTTACCTAGCATCTGTCAAAGCAGCAAAATACGAAGtgagatataagaaaaaacgaaaaatatcgaacataatgaaaattcaatattttcgatGTAGTTCAAGAAAGCGGACGGGATGTACGTACTTCTCGATGGATTTGATTCGatgttgaaaaattgaaagtacTGGAACAGAAAGAATGACAAGTCGAACTTATTCTTTATCCTTATATAGAGTTTTACGTTCACTTTATTATACTGACAGAAAATGATAAGCGTGATAGAACATAAAATCAATATTGTGGTATTTATTCAAGACGTgttgaatataaatgaaacttATCGGTAATAGAGTATGGTCCCATTTATATTCTGTCACAACTTgtacgaataatttaaaaaaataacaaagaaatacatttttctccttcatATTTCACGTTATTATCTCTTAGAACATAATAAATAGttgttagaaatataatttattcttttgtagaaaataatacgatttttctatatctatcatttatatatctaatcaattttttataaaaaaaaaaaaaaaataaataaatatatagaacccatttatttaagattaatatttttacaatgcTATACAAAGAATTTACTAAACGATTATATAACACATTTATGacatctttgaaaaaatatgagaaaattaAAGCAAATATGCATTGTCATAAATACCTACTTTAATAGCTGtacaatattaaaacattaaaaaattaaatttgaacaAAGATAAACGTGAGTATCATGCGCATAAAAGTATGATTTGGTGCGCTTGCGCGAAAGGCATAGTGGCGCCATCTGTCGTTTGTTAGGAAAACACTCTTCTCTCGCGGCCAACATCATCAAGTCACGTGACAGCGGCATATTGATACGTGTCGTCGAAGAGAGCCACGATTCGCAACCGTTTGCCAGTTTAAGCCTACGCGGCCACCTTTACTCGAGTCTTCTTGTTTCATGTACAAGTGTTTAACGGTGTTGTTCTTGGAGTCCTATTAAGAGCATCGGTTAGTTGCACGGTTGAACAGTAATATTAAAGACAAATAACGGTATTAAAATGGGATGTgagtatataatttaattattataaattgcaATGATAATTTGatcttaaattatattaccGCTATTTGCCGTATTGGTAACCTCCCGGAATCACTTATACTATAACAACATATTGTTACTACgaggaaatttttttatattcgttgaCTTTCATCaccgaaattttattttcctttttcttactcgtctcattataatttttcagtCAAATTTTTGGAGGTGATAAAACCATTTTGCAGTATACTACCAGAAATAGCAAAACCACAGAGAAAGGTAAGTTTTCGTGgatctatttatatcttcgATTATATTTGCCAATTGCACGCATTGTACTTCCTAAAATTCTGTATTGTAAAAATTAGATCAACATTGGACTATTGTAATAATTGGGAAAAAATAACCTTTAACCTACTTTCATACGTGTgacatcattttttatatcactctttttctttttttacacatcttttatatttctatttttttacagattcaattcagagaaaaagtattatgGACGGCGataacgttatttatttttttagtatgTTGTCaggtaaattatatatatatatatatatattatttgttattatcacCTGTGCCTCGTAagttgataatatattttgcacAAGAGAATATTCAAcattatataacgtatattatttttttagattccACTCTTCGGTATTATGTCTTCGGACAGTGCAGATCCTTTTTATTGGATTCGTGTTATTCTTGCATCAAATAGAGGTACATTAATGGAATTAGGAATTTCTCCTATCGTTACTTCTGGTCTTATCATGCAGCTTCTGCATGGAGCAAAGATTATTGAAGTTGGTGACACGCCGAAAGATAGAGCGCTGTTTAATGGGGCACAAAAA is a genomic window containing:
- the LOC122634061 gene encoding regucalcin-like isoform X1 yields the protein MFDIFRFFLYLTSYFAALTDARVSVTEINENTPGITIKTVTEPFGLTEGPHWDDGSQKLYFVDIANQKLYRLDPLSGSVTSTYIENGPVGVAVPVEDEPNKFVAGSGTDFVLVTWDSGLNLTKASSKVLSTVDKNRKSTRWNDGKVDSSGRFWGGTMGPEINGDVVPDQGTLYRIGKDFAPLVEISPVSISNGLAWNKEDDTFYYIDSPTRQIAAYDYNPLSGSISNKRIVFDLGKNNISTGVPDGMTIDTDGNLWIAVFNGSVVLNVNPKTGKLIRYIRLPAERVTSVAFGGPNLQTLYITTSSYGLSDAEKKKQPKAGCVFEVKGLGVNGLLANSFQL
- the LOC122634061 gene encoding regucalcin-like isoform X2, whose product is MATVSVTEINENTPGITIKTVTEPFGLTEGPHWDDGSQKLYFVDIANQKLYRLDPLSGSVTSTYIENGPVGVAVPVEDEPNKFVAGSGTDFVLVTWDSGLNLTKASSKVLSTVDKNRKSTRWNDGKVDSSGRFWGGTMGPEINGDVVPDQGTLYRIGKDFAPLVEISPVSISNGLAWNKEDDTFYYIDSPTRQIAAYDYNPLSGSISNKRIVFDLGKNNISTGVPDGMTIDTDGNLWIAVFNGSVVLNVNPKTGKLIRYIRLPAERVTSVAFGGPNLQTLYITTSSYGLSDAEKKKQPKAGCVFEVKGLGVNGLLANSFQL